Genomic DNA from Gemmatimonadota bacterium:
CGGTTCCAAACCCGTGATCATAGACAAAGAAAATATCGCTGCCCGGACGGAAACGGTAGTTGAGCAAAAAGTTTGCGCCCACGGATTCGCTGTCACTATTCCACTGCGCGAAAATTTTAAAAAAGAAATCGGTTGTAAACGAGTAAATCAACCGCGTACTCAATGCCTGAATATTGAGATTGGCCTGTGGCAAGCGAATCCAATTGCCATCGTAAATCAGCTCAATACCCAATCTGCCATTGGGCCGATAGGCGTTCTCTGCCGTCACCCGATACAGGTGTCCTGTATAATAAGTCCCCACCAGAAAATCAAAGTCCAACTGCAATTTGCGATAATTTGCCGTATCCGGTCCCAGCCTGAACGATGTAAAAGTATATTCTTCTGGCGGAATGGCGACATCGGGGCGCTTGCTCGATGGTCTAAAAGTCCGCGTAACGACATCGCGGGTCCTCTCCACACGCACCAAAAAGCGATCAGCCGTCTGAAGGGCGAGCACACCGTCAAGTCTGAACCGCTGGAACGGCACTTCACCTTCGTCGTCTTCAATCACCTGGATATCGGGTGTGAACCGCAAATTGCGGATATTGGCTACTTTGGGACGCGGCAAATAGGATAGATTGACATTGTAGCGCCGAAATCCCCGAATGCCACGCCGGCGATTGACAAACCCGGTCTCTGGCTCAAAATTGTCCTCCACATCCAGAACAGTTGCTGAACCCGCGTATTTGGTCCCGCTATACGAGAAGCGAAGATACCGAGCGTCATCCACATCCTCTTGCTCCGTATCCCAGGTACGCGCGTAAAACGCCTGCACATTGACCGCGGTTGAAGGCGAAAAACTGAAATCCAGCCCCCCTGCGCGATTGTAGTCGCCCCACCCGCCTTCGGACACTTCGCTTTGTTTATTCACCCAGATAAATCCCACATTGGACCGCGCGAGTACATCTCGTTTGATCCGAAGTACGGAAAAATTCCTGCGCGGTAGCGTCTGTGTGTCCAACTTTTCAGAATCCGTCAGAACATTTAACGCACCAATACTCGTGCGCCCGGCTTTGCCAGCCAACTTGCCACCTGCGAGAATCGGCACGGGCTGCCCCCTATCCAGACCAATTTTCCTGCTGTAAAACAGCAGCGTTGGCGGGCGCCTATCTCCCCCTCGAGTTGACGCGGCCTCGCCAAAATCAAACAACTGTGCCCCCTCCAGGAAAAACTCGCGCTTTTCGGGAAAAAACTGGGAAAACTGCGTCAAATTGACCTGCTCTTGATCGGCTTCGACCTGGGCAAAATCCGTATTATAAGACACATCCAGCGCGAGATTGGACGTCAGGCCATAACGCACATCTGCACCCGCTTCAAACGTGCGATTTTCACCCTCATCGCCTGCAAAATTGCGCGAAGTTCCCGGCAACACATACGGCTTGACCTGAAAAAGCCGCTTTCTCTCAACTGCCTTTAAGCCTCGCAACACACCCATATCGGTCATCTGATATCGCCGCCGGGGCGAGGGCGTGTGCCGTCCGACAATAAACGCGGTCTCTTCGTTCTTGTGCCCGATATAACGACCCATGTTAATCCCCCATTCCATCTCATCAGACGGGTTGAAACGGAGTTGATCAAACGGAATCGCTATTTCGGCAGTCCAGCCTATCTCGTGGCGCACACACCGCGCCTCCCAGATACAATCCCAATCTTCATTCGTCGTTCGCCCTTCATTTGACAAAAGCATATCTGCCCGCGCGCCGAGCGCATTGATAATAAAGAAAACCCCATTCTGTTTGTCATTAAACGGATCGAGCAACAACTGGATATTATCATCACCAGAAAGCTGAGAATCTCGGCGCATATTATTGGTAACAATGAGGCCGGGATTTTTGTCGTAACATTCAAAACCGAAATAAATTTTTTCATTATCGTAAATAATTTTCACAACTGTCCGCTCAGTCACCGGCATCCAGTATTTCGGATCGCGTTGAACAAATCCCTCCGCGGCCTGTGCCTGTCGCCAAACCGCATCGTCCAACCGTCCGTCAATGCGCGGTGCAGCAGAAACCCGCATCGCATGTACTACCCTGCGCGGCGATCCTGCAAGCGTACCATCATCCACCTGAGTCCGATCCCCGGATTTTACCGGCGAACCATTTTCCTCAACCACGCGTGCAACCACCACATTGGACAACACCTTGATCACCTGCAAAACCGCACCATCATCGCCTGCAACCCGCAATTTGCCATCCAGATCAGCCGAAAGCCCTTTTACATAGACGAGATCACCCACTACCTGTTGCACAGTACCCTGTGCATATATATGATCGGGAATTGCAATTGTTATCAGTGCGAAAAATAATATCCGAAAACGCATAAGCACCTCCTGATCCAATGTCCAAAAACAAACTCTCGAAATACGGGGGATTTCTAATCGTCCCGTGAGGATTCTGGTCCTGTATTCGTAGAATCGGGCGCAATCGCACCTGTTTGCAACTGCTTATGCCATAGAGCCCTCAGCGATTGATGCTCGGCTTCTTCGGGATCATAAGGAACTGTTGTAAGATCCGTCAGTACAGATTGCAAATCGCCAGTTGTAAAAATCGTTTTCTTAAATGTATTGCGATGTTGCAAATCGGCCTGATCGTCATAATGGGGAGACTCGGGATCTTCGCTATTGCCATAAGCGAGTGCGCTCCACGACTGCACTGGCTGCACCAGCGAAACCACCATCCCAAAAGCCGATCCTCCTTCGATAAGCATCGTCCCATCTGCTTCTATTCGGGTCAGTGTCTGATGTAATGCCTCTGTGCCAAAAGGTGCACCGCTCATCGGAAAAATGCGATCTCCCCGCTTCAAGTAATGCACCTGCCCCCAGGGCACATCCAATCGTCCATAAGTCGCGGTCATATATGCGACCGCCTGCTGTAATGCCTCCAATGCGACCTTTTCCCGAACAAAAATATCTCGCTTTTGTGGAACCTGTGCGAACGACGAATCGAATCGGGCCTTCCAGATCGAAAACAAAAGCGTGCCAACGCTCTCTAAACTCGCCCGATT
This window encodes:
- a CDS encoding carbohydrate binding family 9 domain-containing protein, whose amino-acid sequence is MRFRILFFALITIAIPDHIYAQGTVQQVVGDLVYVKGLSADLDGKLRVAGDDGAVLQVIKVLSNVVVARVVEENGSPVKSGDRTQVDDGTLAGSPRRVVHAMRVSAAPRIDGRLDDAVWRQAQAAEGFVQRDPKYWMPVTERTVVKIIYDNEKIYFGFECYDKNPGLIVTNNMRRDSQLSGDDNIQLLLDPFNDKQNGVFFIINALGARADMLLSNEGRTTNEDWDCIWEARCVRHEIGWTAEIAIPFDQLRFNPSDEMEWGINMGRYIGHKNEETAFIVGRHTPSPRRRYQMTDMGVLRGLKAVERKRLFQVKPYVLPGTSRNFAGDEGENRTFEAGADVRYGLTSNLALDVSYNTDFAQVEADQEQVNLTQFSQFFPEKREFFLEGAQLFDFGEAASTRGGDRRPPTLLFYSRKIGLDRGQPVPILAGGKLAGKAGRTSIGALNVLTDSEKLDTQTLPRRNFSVLRIKRDVLARSNVGFIWVNKQSEVSEGGWGDYNRAGGLDFSFSPSTAVNVQAFYARTWDTEQEDVDDARYLRFSYSGTKYAGSATVLDVEDNFEPETGFVNRRRGIRGFRRYNVNLSYLPRPKVANIRNLRFTPDIQVIEDDEGEVPFQRFRLDGVLALQTADRFLVRVERTRDVVTRTFRPSSKRPDVAIPPEEYTFTSFRLGPDTANYRKLQLDFDFLVGTYYTGHLYRVTAENAYRPNGRLGIELIYDGNWIRLPQANLNIQALSTRLIYSFTTDFFFKIFAQWNSDSESVGANFLLNYRFRPGSDIFFVYDHGFGTDDDLHQTSRAVLLKVSYLIGL